From Populus alba chromosome 16, ASM523922v2, whole genome shotgun sequence:
AACATTTTTCCTCCTGGATTCCTTGCAGAAACGAAGGATAGAGGCATGTTAACAAATTAGTGTTCACAAGAGGTGATTTTAAAGCATCCATCAATAGGAGTATATGCAAGTCACATTGGATGGAATTCGGTCCTTGAGAGCCTTAGTTGTGGAGTTCCATTTCTTTGTTTGCCATTTTTTGCAGAGCAGCAAAACAGCTGTTGGTGTTCTTGCAGCAAATGGGATATCGGCATGGAGATAAAGGGTGATGTAAGGAGAGATCAAGTTGGGAAGCTTTTTAGAGAAGTAATGGAGGGGAAAGgggtaaataaatgaaaaggaaggCGATGGAAATGGAGACGAAGGCAGAAGAAGCTGCCAGTCCCGGTAGTTCTTCTTGAAGGAACTTAAAAATTTTGCTAACAGACATTCTTTTGGTGCAAACAAAGAAATGAATTTGAGAAAGGTAAGTATATTTGtatcaacaagaaaaaatcaatgcaaTAGATTTTCTCTGCCCTTTAACAAGAAATCAATGTAATGATTgttatgtataaaataaaacaagctaTGGTTCACACAATCAGCTCTGAATCATATGATTTAACTTAATCAACAGACTCCATAGTTAGAGATCAATCAACTGAAGTGATTCTATTCTCAAACATCATGAAGTCATAAGGGAACATAAAGCAACTTCCATTCTTAAAATACTAATACATTGCAGCTCCATATCATGCTTTCGTAATGTTGATTCCATATCATTGATTCCAAATCTGTTTTCGTAATGTTGCCACACATTTTATTGAAAGCAAAGCAGCTACCTCCTCCTTACTACATTAATGTCTATTATACATcctacaatgaaaatttattatccTTCATCCATTAAAACCCTAGAGAAGATATCCGAAATCTACTATATTACAGACTTGAACCAAGAACAGGTGCAGATTGTATTTACACATCATGCAGCATGAGCCTCATGGAGGAGCATCTGATCAAAGTGCCATACTCCTGCAAGTCCACAAACACTTGCTTAAAAcccaaaattataaatatatggaGAATGGAATAGCAAGTAGACTAGAATAGTGAAAGCAGCAAGATACTGAAAATGTAAGTTATATGCATACCATGGCCTTTTCCAACCATCCGCAATTGAGTGACATATTCTGCTATCTTCTTAATGGATTCAAcctgttaaaaataattgtattagTCAGTATCTTTGCAACTGTGAAAGGAAAATGTTACCAATTTTTGACGTGACTGTTCTTccatattaaatttttcaattttggacAGAACAAATGCCTAACAGGAGGAAAACAGCAATCTTTTTTCTGGAAATAGATGAATGACTGTTTTTAAATACATAATCTGGCACGACCTCCTTCCAGTGTATCTCACAGGATTAGTGCATACAGATGTTCAAGTCAGTATTATATCCAGGGAAAGaagcaaaattattttgagCTTACCTGCTCTTCCAAAAACTCGCTTTCGATGAaatcttgcatttgtggatcaTTGTTCTCATCTGCCACCTGTTATTTATCAAGAACACAGTATAGCTCATGAGCACAATTCTGAAAACATTGGCAATTCCAGGCATTTAATGCAAGAAAGTACATAATACTTCCTAAttgcagggaaaaaaaaaggtgaaggcAAAAGACACATCACCTTGTGCAAGCTCAGTAGTTTCTCATTTGTCAACTTCTCCAAAGACAATGCCAGTTCCATAGCTGAATCAAAGACAGCCCAAGTTAATTAACTCAGAAACTGTAAACATTGTCCATTATAGAAACATATCCTGACACCTCTATTTAATGGAAAGCATAACAAAGATTGGAGACAAAATCCACCAACTAATTCACTTCCATTAAGATATGGATGGGATTAATGGAAGACAAAATCCACAAATAATTCTCGGGAGTTTCTAGCAATGAACACGAATCTAGACACATACCATATAGTGCATCTCCTTTCTCAACATGCTCAAATTCAGAAACGGGCGTCAGTATAGAGTGAAGCACCACCTTCCCTCCTCGTATATTCTAATCACATatatttggaaaataattaattaagaatacaaaaattaaaaagaaaataatcgaTTTTCAAAAGGTACGTGGTACGTACCTGATACTTCATGAGCTTCTCAGCatgttctctttcttcttcacttgATTCCTTGAAGAATCTGATTAGAACATGAACACACCATACCTCAGTTACtgcaaatcattaaaaaaaataagggaagtAGCCAAGAACAAAGAAACGGGATCTGGTGTGGTTACTTGGCTAGGCCTTTGAGAGCAACGTTATCCCTGTCAAAATAGGCAAACATGGCATGGTATACGTAGGAAGCAGAATACTCCACACTGTTAACACAAAACACAAACACATGTCAATAACTATCTATTCTACAATGAAATTTAAAGATTATGTATCCTTtacaaaaagagaaaagttaTTACTGACTTGATCTGCTCGTTAATGGCAGCTTCACACTCATCCACATAGAACTGACGAGCAAGAGAAACCTGACGAGAAATAGGAACAAGAAAGTCCTCCCTCTTCACCTCTTCAAATGGCTGGAACACTAGACCGGTAAGAGTTCCACTGGCAGAAGAAACTGCAAGACTagtgttccttttctttctggAAAACAAAGGCAAGGAAGAAATGCCATTCCCACCACTAGCAGCGTCCCCTTGCTTTGTTGCAAGAGAAAAGGCAGAAACACTTCTCGAAAAAGTTGAAGCCATAGCTTAGAATGAGAAAAACAGAGGTTTTTTTGCTATGTAAATGGAGATTTGTGGGTGTGCAGAGGGTGAAGGAGCAGAGGGTGTTTAAATACAGAGAGGAGGTGCCGGAGGATGGATGAGGTTTGTTTTGGACCGCTGGATCAAGTTAGATATTTAGGGCTTAGATCTTGCCACGTTTTAAGGGCGTGTGGAGGGCTCGTGGTCTATCCAGTGTGAACGGAACCTCTCCTTGTAAATTCTTTCCACGTTGCGATCTCATAATCCCAAAGACTTGTCCTTCCTTTCTCAATCGCTTGAGTGTAGTAAATAATTGTACTCGCGTAGTGAGACCTGAGACTGTACGTATTTTAGACTTTTcgttttgatttgaaaatttcagTGGTGGCGTGATTTCACGTGACAGATGTGAGAGTACGTTGATAGTTTTCCACGCTGccaaaaactttgaatttgGACATGTATTTTGTCGCATTTAGCGCTAGACAGCCACACTTTGCAAGAAACCAATTTAGTCCCTTTAATTGAGTCGATCCAGCATTAAAACCCTAATAAATTCACCTTTTCCAATCTGGACCTTTTTATCACATTTTATCAATTCAAACTCAGTgggataaattataaatataccGCGAAGAATATAAGGAGggtaattaaattgataaaatcttcatttcaaTTGAGTCGAAATAACAAATTGTGAGGAGTATAGGGTGAATTGGATGAATATTGTTACAGCGACTGATCTGGATAAGTTTTACAAACACGGGGTCTAAACTGGGAGATAGTTCCTCTTTTCTTGTCTTGTGATTTTCTGAGCTGGCATTGTCGCCATCCGAGACTATAAATAATAAGCTTGTTCTGTTTGCCCACTGTTTCTACCCCATTCCAGATCTTGCACTTGATTTACGGGCAATGAAAGTGTTACCACggtaatttttcaaagtttattttacttataaaaatattaaaataatatttttttattttttaaaatttatttttgatataacacatcaaaacaatataaaatattttaaaaaattaatttaaaacaaaaaaattaaatttgaataaaaaataggttaCGATTCACTTCAATCATTAATTATGAAccgtgaagaaaagaaaaaattgccGAGCCCAGTAGTTAATGGGCTCAGAAATGGGTTTGAGCCTGATTTAGATTGTAAATGTCTAGTTCCTTCTTCCTTGTGCCACTACTTTCGGCCATTGTTACAATCTGTAAATGTCTAGTTTGATTGCTTTCTTTTCACCAGTCTCCATGAACGATGGGatgcatgttatatatataggaGATGATGCcactaaaacattttttctgtggaattttatatgtatatattctcAACcacacaaatgaaaaaaatccccTTTAGTATTTATGATAGCTAGAAAAAAGATTAAGCAATTATGACCTTTAGATTAGTAAATGCTCaataattaagaatataaaaaaaaatgaaaagtgtaCATTGTTTTATACACATCAAATTTCCATTCTtagagaaaaggaaaggggGATCAAGAAAGGAATTAATACGATAAAGATGATTGTTCATAATTAACTttaagatatgtttttttatctttaattttaatcaagttttttcaTGCATAATAGGGTGATTAAGAAAAGCCTAGTAATTCGagtttttaataatcttttattttagccACTTTTAATGAATAAGAATTAAATCAATGAAGTTTTTGGTTCATTAGAAAATCATTATAAGTTGTTTTACTTATTTTCAGCTGATGATTTGAaagttattataaaattaaaaacttgaaaaaagtaATGATTTAACAACTTTAGGGTGCTAGATTTTGGCCTTCCAATGAGTcttacgataaaaaaaaataataataattaatattgagatctttgatttaATAggcttatatttttaaattgaagttgtGAAGTAAGAGTtataatcaatgaaaaaaactaattaaaggtaaaagattttgatttgatatgttattatgattttttatctaatcaaatgatgaaatatgtctgattattattgtaattagagtaatgatgatttttgtttttactttgaatGATATTGTGCAATCCATGTTTATGTTCTAAGTaaataatttgagttattaAAAGTTTATGAATGAATTGTGAAATTGCTTATTacactattttatttaaaagaaaaatatatcacaACCTCTTATAACCTatgctagtttttatttttaaataatttgataattttcattaaaaaaaagaagcaagggCTATAATAACATATCAGGGGTTTTAAGTGAATGTGATAGGTGGTTTGAGGTCTCATAAGTTAGAATGATAATTAGGCTTTAATTAAGTTgaaaattataatgtaattgATCAATTGTATTTTAATGAATCAATAATTTACATTGTTTTAGAGTGCTTAATTTTCTCTAAggaacttttttaatttgtatatgttGTGTTTGTCTTAAATTGTGGGTTCAAATAAGAAAACGAACATTCATGCATATAGTCCATATAAAAACCTAAAGTTGTTATATTTTAGGGTAAGACTTATATGAGTGCTTTTATTCTCTACACTTTAATGACtagagagaggaaagaaaaggtGATTCATGGTTACATTATGATTTCGAGGTGAGAGAGAAATTTTATGAGGCACCTTGTAATCTTTtactttttcatattaaatttaatagtatGGATGACTTTAATATGTGGCATATTAAGATATGTGTCTTGTTAGTTCAACAAGGTTTATTTAAGGCATTAAAATGTATATACTTGTTTAAAGGGATGGTGATAAGGAGAAATAAGATCTCATGAAATAGACACAAAATGCTATTCAACTTTATTTATCTGATGAGATTCTGAAGAGAGTTTACTAGAGATAACTAATGGATTGTGAAAAAAAGTTGGAAACTTTTTACAAGACCAAACCCCCAACAAATTGATTACATTTGAAGCATCGGTTGTATACTATTCAAATAAAAGAACGCATGCCTATTAAAGATCATCTTGATGAATTCAATagagtaattttaaaatttatataattttgatgtcaaGGTTGAAGATGGGGACcaaagtttgattttattatgtttattacctctattttatgattattttgctGATACTTTGTTGTATGGACCTGATATTCTTAGTTCAAATTATGTCAAAACTTTATTAAACTCTAGAGAGTTGAAAAAGTAAGTGTCAGAGGGTCATAATGATAATCATATAGATGACTTAATTGTGAAtggtgaaacaaaaaataagggTTTGAGAAATGGAGgcatatttaaatcaaaattgaagtCTATGAAAATTAATTGCTTTGAATGTCATAAAATATGACACTTTAAAAAGAATTATCTTAAGCGGAAAGgtaaggaaaagaagaagaaaacctctGATGATGTAAAAGATGCtaataaaaaggaaatttcTAATGGTACTGAAAGAATTCTAGCTATGTGTGTTGGTAGATATTGATTTAGCTAATGCATCATACATGGTTAATTCAGATAGTGTTTCTATTCAGTTATGGCACATACGACTGAAGTATATGAGTGAGAGGAAAATAATAGAGTTTAACAAATGAGATTTGTTTTGTGGTCAAGAACaagataaattgaattttcatgagCATTGTATTTATGGTAAACAGTGCATGTGAAATTTAGTATAATTATTCATTGTATCAAAGGTATTATTTTTGTCTACTCTTGTTATGTAAAAAAGTAGAGTACAATATTTGTTGACATTATTGATGACTACTTTAAGAAGGTCTGTTTGCATTTTCTACAGAAAATAAGTGATGTGTTTGTCACTTTTAAGTAGTAgaaagatttaattgaaaagtaGATTAGTGAGAAGATCAAGTGTTTaagaaatgataataatttgaaattataagaataaagGAATTGGCAGACTTCACATTATCAAGAAATACACCATAACAAAATAGGAttgcaaaaacatataaatatgaGACTATTGAAAAAAGCATGTCGTATGCTTTCACGAGTTATATTGTCAAGTGACTTTTAAGCTGAAGTAGTTAACATAACTTGTTATATAGTGAATAAATCTTCATCGATAGTTTTAAAGTTGAAGACTCCATATGAAATATCATCTGGTTCTTATGTTAATTACTCTAAATTGAAAGTATTTAGTTGTTATACTCATGTTTATAttaagaaagataaaattaggCCGAGACAAAGGAAATGCATAAGCAATTCATCTAGGTTGAATGGATATTGGTTGTAATGTGTTGATCCCAAGTCACCTAAGTTTAATACTACTAAGGATGTGACCTTTGATGAATTTTTCATGTTTCATAAGGAAAAAGAGTTGAATGGTGTTGATGTTAAGATGGAATATGATACTAACAATAAGGTAAAGCTTTAGAGATAGTGTCGAAAGGTGCTTCAACTGAGCCTGATGAGGAAATGgtaaagaatataattaataaaaacgcACCTGAAGAACAATATTGCAATATTGCAATAAGAAGACAAAAAAGATAGATAAAAGCACAAGTTAAGTGTGGTTATgctaatttaattgattttgccTTGAATGTTGTAAAGAGTCTTAATGATCATGAGCTTTGTTCTTATAAAGAAGTAATTTCTTATAAAGAATCTTATTAATGCATACTTGCTATGAATAAAGAGATCGAATCTCTTTATAAGAACCAAACATGAGAGTTTGTTAAACCATCACAGAGTCAAAAGATTTTGGGTATAAATAGGTTTATAAAAGGAAAGATGGAATCCTAGAGGTTGATGATGTAAGGTTTAAAGCACACCTAGTTGCTAATGGTTGGTTGACTTTAATAAAGTGTTCTCTCAAGTTATGAAGGATAGTTTTATTCGGGTATTGCTTGCTAtagttgttttgtttaatttagagcTTGAGCAActagatatcaaaataatttttctatatggTGAGTTGGAGGAAAGGATATACATGCATTAACTAAAGGGTTTTATTGTTCAAGGTAAGAAAGACTAAGTGTACTTATTAAAGAAGTCATTGTATGACTTGAAGTAGTCACAAAGATAATTGTATAAAAGGTTTGATACTTTTATATCTGGACATGGTTATTTAGGAGTGactataatatttgtttttatttcaagaagCTTTCAGATGGTTCATTTGTGTACTTGTTATATATTGTATGATGATGACATATTGATTGTCTTATGTTTTGGATGCTTTTACAACAATTTTCCATCCTATTTATGATATTGATTCTCTCCACTTGCTCGCTAATAAGCATATAACAAATTATAGACTAAGCTATATTGGTTCAAATTTATGGAAAGAACAATTAACCTTCACTGAAtagcttgatttaaaaaaaactgaattatatGGTGTATTTAAAGTTTGGAAGCATCATTGTCCTAACATCACACAAGAAATGCTAGAATTGGCTTAGGTTCTgggtaacaataaaaaatctttctcaTGGATAATAAGGTCTGACAATGATCATGGTGAATTTGTTAACCTTTGTTGTAAATATAGTAGACTAATAAGCAATGATGTTTAATTTACCATAATAAGAgtatacaaaacataaaaaatgttcAATGAAAACCTATAATGTATAcaattttaaat
This genomic window contains:
- the LOC118039337 gene encoding ferritin, chloroplastic-like gives rise to the protein MASTFSRSVSAFSLATKQGDAASGGNGISSLPLFSRKKRNTSLAVSSASGTLTGLVFQPFEEVKREDFLVPISRQVSLARQFYVDECEAAINEQINVEYSASYVYHAMFAYFDRDNVALKGLAKFFKESSEEEREHAEKLMKYQNIRGGKVVLHSILTPVSEFEHVEKGDALYAMELALSLEKLTNEKLLSLHKVADENNDPQMQDFIESEFLEEQVESIKKIAEYVTQLRMVGKGHGVWHFDQMLLHEAHAA